A portion of the Heliangelus exortis unplaced genomic scaffold, bHelExo1.hap1 Scaffold_100, whole genome shotgun sequence genome contains these proteins:
- the NEUROD4 gene encoding LOW QUALITY PROTEIN: neurogenic differentiation factor 4 (The sequence of the model RefSeq protein was modified relative to this genomic sequence to represent the inferred CDS: inserted 2 bases in 2 codons; deleted 2 bases in 2 codons; substituted 1 base at 1 genomic stop codon) yields MTKTPTKPKEMAELGGTQPWAGETXAPRRTRPGRTLQLGARLSAEHESIEEEEEEEEERKKTGKTQKERTKEEKMTKARLERFRARRVKANARERTXMHGLNDALDNLRRVMPCYSKTQXLSKIETLRLARNYIWALSEVLESGQTLEGKNFVEMLCKGLSQPTSNLVAGCLQLGPQPFFLEKQEEKSSLCDPSLPNSFGLPLPGAPSPPYGTLEPQLLHLKPPPPFKTSVDASLAPTPPPAPPPPLRGPLTPPLSITGNFSLKPDASPDLEKSYPSWPPTPRSPLGGPQGPSTPFPPSLPRYEIPLDGGYEAFQPPLPAPHLNAIFNE; encoded by the exons ATGACCAAGACCCCCACCAAGCCCAAGgagatggcagagctggggggcacCCAACCCTGGGCGGGGGAAACTTGAGCTCCAAGGAGGACGAGGCCAGGAAGGACCTTGCAGCTTGGTGCCCGGTTGTCTGCAGAGCACGAGAGCAtcgaggaggaggaggaggaggaagaggagaggaagaagacgggaaaaacccaaaaggagaggaccaaagaagagaaaatgaccAAGGCGAGGCTGGAAAGGTTCCGGGCCCGGCGGGTGAAAGCCAACGCCCGGGAACGCA CGATGCACGGCCTGAACGATGCCCTGGATAACCTGAGGAGGGTGATGCCCTGTTACTCCAAAACTC AATTATCCAAAATCGAGACCTTGAGGCTGGCCAGGAACTACATCTGGGCTCTCTCGGAGGTGCTGGAGAGCGGGCAGACTCTGGAAGGGAAGAAT TTCGTGGAAATGCTCTGCAAGGGTTTGTCCCAACCCACCAGCAACCTGGTGGCcggctgcctgcagctgggtcCCCAACcctttttcctggaaaaacaggaggaaaaatccTCCCTCTGCGACCCTTCCCTACCCAACTCCTTCGGCCTACCGCTCCCCGGGGCTCCCAGCCCCCCTTACGGGACCCTGGAGCCCCAACTGCTGCACCTGaagcctcccccccccttcaAGACCTCGGTGGACGCTTCCTTGGcacccacccctcctcctgcaccccccccccccttacgAGGacccctgaccccccccctcAGCATCACTGGGAACTTCTCCTTGAAGCCGGATGCTTCTCCAGACCTGGAGAAATCCTACCCCTCCTGGCCCCCTACCCCTCGCTCGCCCTTGGGGGGACCCCAGGGCCCCAgcacccccttccccccctccctccctcgcTACGAGATCCCCCTGGACGGGGGCTACGAAGCcttccagccccccctgcctgcc ccccaCCTCAACGCCATCTTCAACGAGTAG